In one Lolium rigidum isolate FL_2022 chromosome 3, APGP_CSIRO_Lrig_0.1, whole genome shotgun sequence genomic region, the following are encoded:
- the LOC124694952 gene encoding uncharacterized protein LOC124694952, translated as MQEQKNLDQMLVEEEEHDGATKSAAAAATAPAADGGEAAADVEAVAGGSPVTYVEHASAATSQRRLRVLPWVRAPLPPRPLGFAGLVVGSAALALLRLPRRLHLPRPRLQPRLRARFRRICADYADQPDYEAGLQDFLERLINNEKVYEPVEEGSYIKMIDMVKGEGGQLQVNSGYLPGRIVFFLVCSHLAPQPILLTRHGESLHNVRGRVGGDTVLRFGPALSREQF; from the exons ATGCAGGAGCAGAAGAACCTTGATCAGATGCTG gtggaggaggaggagcatgacGGCGCCACtaaatcggcggcggcggcggcgaccgccccGGCCGCGGAcgggggcgaggcggcggcggacgtGGAGGCCGTCGCCGGGGGCTCGCCCGTCACCTATGTCGAGCACGCCTCCGCCGCGACCTCCCAACGACGCCTACGAGTCCTACCTTGGGTCCGtgctcctctgcctcctcggccCCTCGGCTTCGCCGGTTTGGTGGTAGGCTCGGCTGCCCTGGCACTACTTCGACTACCTCGCCGTCTCCATCTACCACGGCCTCGGCTACAGCCACGACTGCGCGCCCGATTCAG GAGGATATGTGCTGACTATGCTGATCA gccagactatgaagctggATTGCAGGATTTCCTTGAGCGTTTGATAAACAATGAGAAG GTCTACGAGCCAGTGGAGGAAGGTTCTTATATCAAAATGATTGATATGGTTAAAGGGGAGGGTGGTCAGTTACAG GTGAACAGTGGCTATCTCCCTGGTCGTATTGTCTTTTTCTTG GTGTGCTCTCATCTTGCGCCTCAGCCTATTCTGCTTACCAGGCATGGTGAGAGTTTGCATAATGTTAGAGGAAGAGTTGGTGGTGACACGGTCCTGAG ATTTGGACCAGCACTCTCCAGAGAACAATTTTGA
- the LOC124694950 gene encoding 2-hydroxy-6-oxononadienedioate/2-hydroxy-6-oxononatrienedioate hydrolase-like: MHARSGSAAAATGATVNAMRQQSTLFALLSLSLLLVRLLLRLRLAAFRDAALTLHLLARLRIRPVTVRLPGPDGTTLRFWCPASPSSTTTKPPLLLLHGFGGDAKWTWAHNFAALSRSFHLYVPDLVFFGSHSRSASPLRSVAFQARCVADAMRLLGVPRYHVVGISYGGFVAYRMAAVEARDCVDRLVVMTSAVAATAREISALAAREEMAVEDALLPDTAAGLRRLVCRSMHRPPRLPDFVLHDFIQLMFVDQRKERSELLRELLKNGAGIDPLPVLTQRTLVLWGDKDQVFPVDLGYRLQRHLGDECRLEIIKDAGHALQLEGAGKVNGFIRSFLLDAPDGPEFGFARN, encoded by the exons ATGCACGCGCGATCCGGATCAGCCGCGGCGGCGACCGGCGCCACCGTCAACGCCATGAGGCAGCAGTCGACACTCTTCGCGCTGCTCTCCCTGTCGCTGCTCCTCGTCCGCctgctcctccgcctccgcctcgccgccTTCCGCGACGCCGCGCTCACTCTCCACCTCCTGGCGCGCCTCCGCATCCGCCCCGTCACCGTCCGCCTTCCCGGCCCGGACGGCACCACGCTCCGCTTCTGGTGCCCGGCCTCCCCGTCCTCCACCACCACtaagccgccgctgctcctcctccACGGCTTCGGCGGCGACGCCAAGTGGACGTGGGCGCACAACTTCGCCGCCCTCTCGCGCAGCTTCCACCTCTACGTGCCGGACCTCGTCTTCTTCGGCTCCCACTCCCGCTCCGCCTCGCCGCTCCGCTCCGTCGCCTTCCAGGCCCGCTGCGTCGCCGACGCCATGCGCCTCCTCGGCGTGCCGCGCTACCACGTCGTCGGCATCAGCTACGGGGGCTTCGTCGCCTACCGGATGGCGGCCGTGGAGGCCAGGGACTGCGTCGACAGGCTCGTCGTCATGACCAGCGCCGTGGCCGCCACGGCCCGGGAGATCAGCGCGCTGGCGGCGCGGGAGGAGATGGCCGTCGAGGACGCGCTGCTGCCGGACACCGCCGCCGGCCTGCGCCGCCTCGTGTGCCGCTCCATGCACCGCCCGCCGAGGCTGCCGGACTTCGTCCTCCACGATTTCATCCAG CTGATGTTCGTGGACCAGAGGAAGGAGAGGTCGGAGCTGCTGCGAGAGCTGCTCAAGAACGGAGCCGGCATCGATCCCCTCCCGGTTCTCACACAG CGAACACTAGTCCTCTGGGGGGACAAGGACCAGGTGTTCCCTGTCGACCTCGGCTACAGGCTGCAGAG GCATTTGGGAGATGAGTGCAGGCTGGAGATCATCAAGGACGCAGGGCACGCTCTGCAGCTGGAGGGAGCCGGCAAGGTTAACGGCTTCATCaggtccttccttctcgacgcgccgGATGGGCCGGAATTTGGCTTCGCCCGAAATTGA